The sequence TCGCGCACCGTTGTCAGTTCGCACGGACCGCCACGTCACGTTTAATCGCCCATAGCGAACGCTGTCGCGCCGAAAGTTGTGTCGCTAAGTCCGACAGGCTGCTAGAGCACCCCAAGGCGATAGCCGCCGCGAACGTGGTCGGGAGAAAATTTGGGCGACGGAATAGCATCTCGATCCTCGTCGGGTGCCGACTTTGACCTCAAACGAACGATCTGTCAACCCCGAGTGCAGGACCGCTACAAGAGACACCGTCATCGCGAAGCGCGCATCCGTTCCACGCAGCGCAGCGCTGCATCTCTCTGCGCATCTCTTCAGCGCTGCAGGAGTGGCGGCGCCCGTGGCCGGGCAGGACCCAGTGGACACTCATCCGGGAGAGACTCTGCATTGATTCGGTCTGGACTCGTCTGCTACACTGTGTCGCACCGGTACCACTGGGGATACGTGGACGAGCGGGCCGTTGCTAGCCGCTCGAGGGGGACACCGTGCAGGATCTCAAGACCATACTCCTCGTCGAGGACCACCCGAACGACGTGGAGCTGACGCTCGAGGCGCTCGCCGACTGTCGCCTCGCGAATGACATCGTGGTGGTCAACGACGGCGAGGCGACCCTCGACTCGACTACCCCTATTGGCGCGGCCGGTTCGCGGGGCGCGAGCCCGCGTCCCCGGCGGTGGTGCTCGTCGACCTCAAGATGCCCAAGGTGGACGGACTCGCGGCTGCGCACCGTCAAAGCCGACCCGGCCTTGAAGCCCATCCCCATCGTGAGGCTCACCTCCTCGTGCCAGGAGCGCGACCTCGTCGAGAGCTACCCGCTCGGTGCAAAGAAACGAGGACGCCGGATCCATCGTGCCCGGACCTGGGCTGGCGGACTCTGTGCGTCGTTGTTGGCGCTGGCAGCGGTGAACTGCCGCGCGGGTGAAACGGCGCCGGCGCCGTCGACCAACGCGGCGCGTGTCCCGGCGGAGAGCGGCGTGGCCCAACTGAAAAAGTTGAGCTTGGAAGAGCTCATGGACATCGAGGTGACTTCGGTTTCCAAGCGTCCGGAGAGACTGTCGGAGACGGCATCGGCCATTCAGGTCATTACGCAAGAGGATATTCGACGCTCCGGCGCGACGCGACTACCCGAGGCGTTGCGCCTGGCCTCGAACCTGGAAGTGGCACAGATTGACTCGCGCCGGTGGGCCATCAGTGCGCGGGGATTCAACAGCGAGACTTCCAACAAACTGCTGGTGCTGATAGACGGGCGGACGGTCTATACGCCGCTGTTCGCCGGGGTGTTATGGGACGTCCAGGATACGCTCCTGGAGGACATCGATCGGATCGAAGTCATCAGCGGGCCAGGCGCCACCTTGTGGGGCGCCAACGCGGTCAACGGCGTGATCAACGTGATCACGAAGAACCCGAAGGACACTCAAGGGGCTCTGCTGCTGGGTGGCGGCGGCACAGAGTTGAACGGTTTCGGCGGCATGCGCTATGGCGGCGCCCTGACCCCCAATCTTCAATACCGCGTCTACGGCAAGTATTTTGATCGCGACAGCACCGTGCTGCCCGACGGTCGAGATGCGAGCGACGACTGGCATATGGGCCAGGGCGGGTTTCGCATGGATTGGGACGCGTCGGAAAGCAACGTCTTCACTGTGCAAGCGGACGGTTACGACGGCCGGATTTCACAGGCGGGCGCAGATGAGATCGACGTGAGCGGGGCCAATGTGATCGGCCGGTGGTCGCACACCTTTTATGAAGGCTCCGAGCTCCAACTGCAGGTATATTACGACCGGACCCACCGCGACATTCCTAACACCTTTTCCGAAGACCTCGATACCTACGATGTCGATTTCCAACACCGTTTTCCCTTGGGCGAGCGGCACGATATCGTCTGGGGACTGGGCTACCGGTTGATTGAGGACGACGTCAGCAACACTCCCGCTGTGGCCTTTCTCCCGTCCCAGGTCTCGCGGCAGTGGTTCAGCGGCTTCGTGCAGGATGAAATCGCGCTGGTGAAAGACCGGCTACACCTGTCGCTCGGCACCAAGATCGAGCACAACGATTACACCGGTTTTGAGTTTCAACCCAGCGGCCGCCTGGCTTGGAGGCTGAGCGAGCAGCAAACCCTCTGGTCGGCCATTTCGCGCGCGGTCAGAACGCCTTCTCGGATCGACCGCGAGTTTTTTCAGTTCCCCATCGACGGCGGACCCGATTTTGACTCCGAAGAGCTGCTCGCCTATGAGCTGGGATATCGCGTTCAACCCTTCTCCCGGCTCGCCCTTTCTCTGGCGGCCTATTACAACGACTACGACGACCTCCGCAGTCGGGAAAGTCGGCCTGCGGACTCTCCCGTCATCGAGTTAGCCAACGGGCTGGAAGGCGAATCCTACGGCGCGGAATTGACGGTGGACTATCGAGTCACCGATTGGTGGCGGCTCCGAGCAGGCTACACGGAATTGCGGATCGACCTCCGTCCCAAACCGGGCAGCACCGACACGACCCGCGGCAGCTTCGAATCGAATGATTCGAAGCATCACTTTTCCCTGCGTTCGTCGCTGGATCTGCCGGGTCATTGGGAATTGGACGCCGCGTTTCGTTACGTGAGCCGCATCGACAATCAGCAGGTTCCGGCCTATGGGGAGTTGGATGTGCGCCTCGGC comes from Pseudomonadota bacterium and encodes:
- a CDS encoding TonB-dependent receptor, with protein sequence MQDLKTILLVEDHPNDVELTLEALADCRLANDIVVVNDGEATLDSTTPIGAAGSRGASPRPRRWCSSTSRCPRWTDSRLRTVKADPALKPIPIVRLTSSCQERDLVESYPLGAKKRGRRIHRARTWAGGLCASLLALAAVNCRAGETAPAPSTNAARVPAESGVAQLKKLSLEELMDIEVTSVSKRPERLSETASAIQVITQEDIRRSGATRLPEALRLASNLEVAQIDSRRWAISARGFNSETSNKLLVLIDGRTVYTPLFAGVLWDVQDTLLEDIDRIEVISGPGATLWGANAVNGVINVITKNPKDTQGALLLGGGGTELNGFGGMRYGGALTPNLQYRVYGKYFDRDSTVLPDGRDASDDWHMGQGGFRMDWDASESNVFTVQADGYDGRISQAGADEIDVSGANVIGRWSHTFYEGSELQLQVYYDRTHRDIPNTFSEDLDTYDVDFQHRFPLGERHDIVWGLGYRLIEDDVSNTPAVAFLPSQVSRQWFSGFVQDEIALVKDRLHLSLGTKIEHNDYTGFEFQPSGRLAWRLSEQQTLWSAISRAVRTPSRIDREFFQFPIDGGPDFDSEELLAYELGYRVQPFSRLALSLAAYYNDYDDLRSRESRPADSPVIELANGLEGESYGAELTVDYRVTDWWRLRAGYTELRIDLRPKPGSTDTTRGSFESNDSKHHFSLRSSLDLPGHWELDAAFRYVSRIDNQQVPAYGELDVRLGWRPSPELEFSIVGQNLLHDDHAEFGALTTRIETTRREIERGVFAKVLWRF